From the Hordeum vulgare subsp. vulgare chromosome 1H, MorexV3_pseudomolecules_assembly, whole genome shotgun sequence genome, the window GTCATAGGCTTAGGATTCATTGAACCAACGGACTCTATAAGTCTAAGCTATTAATTAGTAACATACTCACTCCATGCAATTAATAGCCTATGTGACTAATTGATGCCAACTGTAGCATGCAGATAGTATCATTGTTGGGCGCAAACTCGCTATAAATAGGCGGCCATGCCTGATCATACGATCCATCGCAACACActctcacacacacatacatttcAGAGTTGGACTTGCAGTTGAAGTAGCTCCAGAAAAAGATGGCGGTAAGAAATATGGGTAGTATGTGCATGTAACCTCTTTTTCTTTACCGTAGCTGTTTTATATATACAAACATGGCACGCTTAAATACCAATGAATCAATTAGCTAGAGTTGGATGGATGTATACATGTATAGAGAAATGAAATGCATGTGCAGGATGTTGATTAATGAATTTGTGATGCATTTAGGTTGTGATGAAGGTTGGTGCATGGGGTGCACCAGACGGATCCCCTCAGGATATCAACGCCGAAAGCAGGCCCCAACGCCTAGAGAGCATCACCATCTATAGCGTCGAATCTCCTGGGGTATGCGGCATCAAAGGTTTCTCCTTCAAATACGTGGACCAGCAGGGGAGCAGCGTCAAGAGCGCCATCTGGGGCAGCAACAGCGGGAATCCCAACACCATTGAAATGAGGGAAGGCGAGCAGCTCAAGCTCGTGGGCGGCACCTTCGACAATGAGGGCATCGGATCGCTCACGCTAGAAACGAACACGACCAAGCACAAGACCTACGGGTATCCGGTGCAGGGAGGCGAGTTCAGCTTGCCGCTGCCGCAGGGGAAAGGCGAGTTGGTCGCCTTCTTTGGCCGCTCAGACGTGACCCTCAAGGCGTTGGGCGTCTACGTGAAAGGCTCGCCCGCCAAGGTCGGTAAGTGGGGCGCCAAAAGCGGCGCACCACGGGACATCAGGCCAGATGCCGATCCGTGCAAGCTGGAGAGCTTCACCATCCACAGCAGCGAGCGCATCCATGGCTTCTCCTTCACCTACCTTACCAAGAGTGACCAGGCCATTAGTGTCCCCCTCTGGGGCAAGAAAGCTGGAGAGGAGCATACCGTACGTTAATTAATTTCCTTTCTACTTGTCTACTATACAAGTATACTTAGTTAGTTTTTGCATGCTTGTGATGTGGTGCAGATTTTCATGAACCAAAGCGAGTACGTGAGCAGCATCACCGGCGCTTACGACACCTATGGCAT encodes:
- the LOC123403624 gene encoding uncharacterized protein LOC123403624; amino-acid sequence: MAVVMKVGAWGAPDGSPQDINAESRPQRLESITIYSVESPGVCGIKGFSFKYVDQQGSSVKSAIWGSNSGNPNTIEMREGEQLKLVGGTFDNEGIGSLTLETNTTKHKTYGYPVQGGEFSLPLPQGKGELVAFFGRSDVTLKALGVYVKGSPAKVGKWGAKSGAPRDIRPDADPCKLESFTIHSSERIHGFSFTYLTKSDQAISVPLWGKKAGEEHTIFMNQSEYVSSITGAYDTYGITFLNFDTNQGASHTFGRNPSAGTKTFSVPLPDNGALDDAAAVAFFGSSGDSLVAIGAYVGVAPE